A genomic stretch from Narcine bancroftii isolate sNarBan1 chromosome 9, sNarBan1.hap1, whole genome shotgun sequence includes:
- the LOC138742337 gene encoding hepatic and glial cell adhesion molecule-like isoform X1, producing MFTVVLVLHFLTIRGTEISAQSDTVIDASVGQDVHFRVDIPCTDCNEVTFEILSSIDAILASWAMDKLMQQHPLYEGRLHWRRNGSVVLSNVQVNDSHRYRISIYSISTDAKETYFYLHVFEPVSKPVITKTGNCLSPNITLICSVSTGTNVTFCWEIHSLTRDINRTCHGPELVINHVNEVEQYTCRCIATNRISNASSEKKELCHKSDGFLVVKILPCAILISIVIICYEIIQITRAKQYRRIKANLSDRGHIDHSRGEGLMFTKKNDISESLILTAEAVKPLP from the exons ATGTTTACAGTGGTCTTAG TGCTTCATTTTCTTACAATCCGTGGCACAGAAATCTCAGCCCAATCCGATACAGTCATTGATGCCTCCGTTGGACAAGATGTTCACTTCCGCGTCGATATTCCATGTACAGATTGTAATGAAGTAACATTTGAGATACTCTCCTCGATTGATGCTATCCTGGCTTCATGGGCAATGGACAAACTCATGCAGCAACACCCGCTGTACGAAGGCAGACTACATTGGAGAAGGAATGGGTCTGTGGTCCTGTCCAACGTGCAGGTTAATGACAGTCACAGATACAGAATCTCAATCTACTCCATCAGCACAGATGCAAAGGAAACGTACTTCTATTTGCATGTGTTTG AACCAGTTTCAAAGCCTGTGATAACAAAAACTGGGAACTGCTTGTCTCCAAATATTACACTGATCTGTTCTGTCTCCACTGGaacaaatgttacattctgtTGGGAAATTCATTCATTGACAAGGGATATCAACAGAACCTGCCATGGCCCAGAACTAGTAATAAACCATGTGAATGAAGTGGAACAATACACATGCCGGTGCATAGCCACAAATAGAATCAGTAATGCAAGCAGTGAAAAAAAAGAGCTGTGTCATAAGTCAGATGGATTTCTTG TTGTGAAAATCCTTCCTTGTGCAATATTGATTTCAATTGTAATCATTTGCTACGAAATAATTCAGATTACCCGTGCTAAACAATACA GGAGGATAAAAGCAAACCTGAGTGACAGAGGACATATAGACCACAGTCGAGGAGAAGGCCTgatgtttacaaaaaaaaatgacatttcagAGAGCCTCATCTTGACAGCAGAAGCAGTGAAGCCTTTACCTTGA